From a region of the Triticum aestivum cultivar Chinese Spring chromosome 7D, IWGSC CS RefSeq v2.1, whole genome shotgun sequence genome:
- the LOC123166613 gene encoding probable leucine-rich repeat receptor-like protein kinase At1g35710, protein MKHLVALDLSSNDLFGSIPNSIENLTKLTALYIFINQLSGHIPRELGRLVNLVNLDLGTNALTGSIPNSIGNLTKLTALYIFINQLSGHIPRELGCLVNLEQLMLSNNTLTGSIPNSIGNLTKLTSLYLDNNLLSRHIPRELGRLENLEQLMLSNNTLTGFIPNNIGNLTKLIFLYLDNNQLSSQIPRELGYLVNLDSLGLSYNTLTDFIPNNLGNLTELASLYLDNNQLSGHIPQELGYLANLEWLSLRNNALTGPIPNSLGNLTELKRLYFG, encoded by the exons ATGAAGCACTTAGTTGCATTAGATTTGTCCAGTAATGATCTTTTTG GTTCCATCCCAAATAGCATAgaaaatttgaccaaactcaccGCGTTGTACATTTTCATCAACCAACTTTCTGGACACATCCCTCGAGAACTAGGTCGCCTTGTGAACTTAGTGAATCTGGATCTTGGCACTAACGCCCTAACTGGTTCCATCCCAAATAGCATAggaaatttgaccaaactcacagcGTTGTACATTTTCATCAACCAACTTTCTGGACACATCCCTCGAGAACTAGGTTGCCTTGTGAACTTAGAGCAGTTGATGCTTAGCAACAACACGCTAACTGGTTCCATCCCAAATAGCATAggaaatttgaccaaactcacatcCTTATACCTTGACAACAACCTACTTTCTAGACACATCCCTCGAGAACTAGGTCGCCTTGAGAACTTAGAGCAGTTGAtgcttagcaacaacacactaacaggtttcATCCCAAATAACATAGGAAATTTGACGAAACTCATATTTTTGtaccttgacaataaccaactttctAGCCAAATTCCACGAGAACTAGGTTATTTAGTCAACTTAGACTCCTTGGGGCTTAGCTATAACACACTGACAGACTTCATCCCAAACAACCTAGGCAATCTCACAGAACTCGCTAGCTTGtaccttgacaataaccaactttccGGCCACATTCCCCAAGAATTAGGTTATTTGGCCAACTTAGAGTGGTTGTCTCTTAgaaataatgcactaacaggtccCATCCCAAATAGCCTTGGCAATCTGACAGAACTCAAAAGGTTGTACTTTGGCTAG
- the LOC123169329 gene encoding LRR receptor-like serine/threonine-protein kinase FLS2 translates to MCSPEQPAMLLLLALLLLCNNGISDVEGSTIHESSIVDLHALLDFKLGITNDPQGALNSWSNNTHFCRWRGVNCTTTSPFRVTEINLTSLDLAGQITSSLGNMTFLRSLDLEWNKFVGPMPILARLQQLHTLYLNNNHLHGIIPDSLTNCTSLVNLDLSVNLLVGQIPILGHLQQLETLYLDDNDLHGTIPDSVTNCSSLANLDLSVNSLVGVIPPKLDFISHIFYLNLSENSIAGPIPPKLGFLSNLSYLDLSGNLLVGQIPPKLGLLSNLILLDLSRNMVAGQIPPSLGFLPNLEYMFLRSNQLEGSIPGELGQLQKLKELILGSNKLSGEFPHAILNISASLQILGLEFNMLDKALPPKIGDFLPNLKELTLDSNTFEGDIPASLGNATGLELIDLSNNSFTGQIPISFGKLSNLTRLNLQLNYLETRESRDWEFLNELRNCRSLNLLSLSYNQLQGHILQFIGNLSPSLDTLFLSGNSLSGQVPQSIGNLNVLTRLSLSGNELSGTVEGWIRNLRRLTILGLSDNNFQGGITQFANLIHLQKLYLSDNNFTGGIQ, encoded by the coding sequence ATGTGTTCTCCTGAGCAGCCGGCCATGCTATTGCTGTTGGCACTGCTGCTGCTCTGTAACAACGGAATCAGTGACGTCGAAGGCTCAACGATCCATGAGAGTAGCATCGTCGATCTGCATGCGCTGCTCGATTTCAAGCTGGGCATCACCAACGATCCACAAGGAGCCTTGAACAGCTGGAGCAACAACACCCACTTTTGTCGATGGCGTGGTGTGAACTGCACCACAACATCACCGTTTCGTGTCACCGAGATTAACCTCACTAGCCTGGACTTAGCAGGCCAAATTACCTCCTCTCTTGGAAACATGACCTTCCTTCGATCACTCGACCTTGAGTGGAATAAATTCGTTGGTCCCATGCCTATCCTTGCCCGCCTCCAACAACTGCACACACTTTATCTAAACAACAACCATCTACACGGGATAATTCCTGATTCACTTACCAACTGTACCAGCTTGGTCAACTTAGATCTCTCTGTGAACTTGCTGGTGGGTCAAATTCCTATCCTTGGCCACCTCCAACAACTGGAGACACTTTACCTGGACGACAACGATCTGCATGGGACAATTCCCGATTCAGTCACCAACTGTTCCAGCCTGGCCAACCTAGATCTCTCTGTAAACTCGCTAGTGGGTGTAATTCCACCGAAACTAGACTTCATTTCACATATTTTCTACCTAAACCTCTCTGAAAACTCCATAGCGGGTCCAATCCCTCCTAAACTAGGTTTCCTTTCAAATCTGTCCTACTTGGATCTCTCTGGAAACTTGCTAGTGGGTCAAATTCCTCCGAAACTAGGCCTCCTTTCAAATCTGATCCTCTTGGATCTCTCCAGAAACATGGTAGCGGGTCAAATTCCTCCAAGCTTAGGTTTTCTTCCAAATCTAGAATATATGTTTCTTCGATCGAATCAACTCGAGGGGAGCATTCCTGGTGAGCTTGGGCAATTGCAGAAATTAAAAGAGCTGATCCTGGGCAGTAACAAGCTTTCAGGTGAATTCCCACACGCCATCTTGAACATTTCAGCTTCTCTCCAAATTCTAGGCTTGGAGTTTAATATGCTAGACAAAGCACTGCCACCTAAAATTGGAGACTTTCTGCCTAATCTAAAAGAACTTACCTTGGACAGCAACACGTTTGAGGGTGACATCCCAGCTTCCCTAGGCAATGCTACAGGTTTAGAACTGATAGATTTATCAAATAACAGTTTCACGGGGCAAATTCCGATTTCTTTTGGAAAGCTTTCAAATCTGACACGTCTAAACCTTCAGCTTAACTACCTTGAAACGAGGGAAAGCAGAGACTGGGAATTCTTAAATGAACTGAGAAACTGCCGATCTCTGAATCTGCTATCACTATCTTACAATCAGCTGCAAGGACATATTCTGCAGTTCATTGGTAACCTATCACCTAGCCTTGATACACTTTTCTTATCTGGAAACAGCTTATCAGGACAAGTACCCCAAAGTATCGGAAATCTTAATGTCTTAACTAGACTGTCACTAAGTGGAAACGAATTAAGTGGTACAGTTGAAGGTTGGATTCGAAACCTCCGGCGGCTCACAATTTTGGGACTTAGTGACAACAATTTCCAAGGCGGCATAACCCAGTTTGCTAACCTTATTCATCTCCAAAAGTTGTATCTGTCAGACAACAATTTTACTGGTGGAATACAGTGA
- the LOC123167832 gene encoding putative disease resistance RPP13-like protein 3, whose protein sequence is MDHATGAMGSLLPKLGELLKEEYKLQRSVKDDVKHLERELESMHAALRKVGDVPREQLDELVKLWANEVRELSYRIEDIIDKFLVHVEGPEPEDKPHMLKQVMKKMGGLFTKFMKRRSIGDEIKSIKVSVQEAADRRDRYRVHEVVTNLVVTTTVDPRLLALYKDQKELVGIDDSLNELTKMMSDGGGDTSKQLKILSIFGFGGLGKTTLAKAMYDKLEARFDCSAFVLVGRHPSVKKLLNDILYGIGKKMYPGLDERQLIDEIRVLLEKKRYLIVTDDIWDKKTWELVKTALVCTNCGSRIVTTTRILEVATRTDSPIMTTTPGNGTSSLHNSVCCAWPNKNPGWWQRSIPRFFPTSPIYN, encoded by the exons ATGGACCACGCAACAGGTGCCATGGGCAGCCTGCTCCCCAAGCTCGGCGAACTCCTTAAGGAGGAGTACAAACTGCAAAGAAGCGTCAAGGATGATGTAAAACATCTCGAGAGAGAGCTGGAGAGCATGCACGCTGCCCTCCGCAAGGTCGGGGACGTGCCACGGGAACAGCTCGACGAGCTAGTCAAGCTCTGGGCTAACGAGGTCAGAGAACTTTCGTACAGAATAGAGGATATCATCGACAAGTTCCTGGTGCATGTCGAGGGGCCTGAACCTGAAGACAAGCCACACATGCTCAAACAAGTCATGAAGAAGATGGGCGGCTTGTTCACCAAGTTCATGAAACGCCGTTCCATCGGCGACGAGATCAAAAGTATCAAGGTCAGTGTTCAGGAGGCGGCTGACCGTCGTGATAGGTACAGGGTCCATGAGGTGGTCACTAATCTAGTTGTTACAACCACCGTTGACCCTCGCCTATTAGCTCTATACAAGGACCAAAAAGAACTCGTTGGCATTGATGATTCATTGAATGAGCTAACCAAGATGATGAGTGATGGGGGTGGTGATACGTCCAAGCAACTCAAGATACTCTCTATTTTTGGATTCGGAGGCCTAGGCAAGACAACTCTTGCCAAAGCAATGTATGATAAGCTTGAAGCACGATTTGATTGCAGTGCTTTTGTTCTTGTAGGACGCCACCCTAGCGTGAAGAAACTTCTCAACGACATTCTCTATGGAATTGGCAAGAAAATGTACCCTGGTTTGGATGAAAGGCAGTTGATTGATGAAATCCGAGTATTACTTGAGAAAAAGAG GTACTTAATCGTCACTGATGACATATGGGATAAAAAAACTTGGGAACTAGTCAAGACCGCTTTGGTGTGTACTAATTGTGGAAGCAGGATTGTCACAACTACTCGTATACTCGAAGTTGCCACAAGAACTG ATTCTCCAATCATGACGACAACCCCTGGGAACGGAACATCCTCCCTCCACAACTCCGTGTGCTGCGCATGGCCTAACAAGAACCCGGGCTGGTGGCAACGATCAATCCCTCGCTTCTTCCCAACCTCTCCCATTTACAACTAA